One Archangium violaceum genomic window, AGGAGGAGCACCAGCGCATGAGGGACGCCTTCGAGTCCTTCTGCCTGAGCACCCCATGGGGCGCTCTCTACCATGCCGTGTCTCCTCCCCCGCCGCGGAGCGCGGAGCGCATGGCCAGGCGGTTCGCCGCGCTGCTGCGCTTCTGGGATGTGCTCCAAGGCCCGCGCTATGCGTACAGGGTGCCCGACACCCACCACACAATCGACGGCCTCATGGACTACATCTACCGCAAGACGCTGGAGGCGTGGTGCCCCAGGGGGCCCGCCTCGGTGCGCGAGCACATGGCCCTGACGGTGGAGCGCATGTCTCGCGCTACCCGAGAGGATTGCATGGAGGCCGTGCTCCGGGTGATTCCTGTCCTGGTCGAGGTGGACACCGAGTTCAAGCACCGCGAGAAGCTCAGCGACCCGGGCTTCCTGCGCGAGCGCCTCGCCGCGCTTCCCCCGAAAGACTTCGAGGATTTCTCCAGCGCCTACAAATACACGGTGACCATGCAGTTGGCTGACTGGGACAGGGCGTTGGGGCGGCATTAGCATCCTAAGGTGGTCGATGTAGCGCACGCCCTCGAACACGACGTCGGGCCTGGCGGCCGCCACGCTTCCACGGACCTCCACCTGCAGAATGCGCCAAGGGCTCGCGCGGTCCTGCACCCCCGCGTCCTGTTTCTCCGCGTAGCGGGCCGCCGCCTCGGAGAGGGTCACCCACGAGAAGGGCACCCCCTCGACGTGCCCTGGGAATGTGTCAAAGGACTCGTTTCGGTACCTCGTCTCCTACGAGTCGTCTGACACCTGGGGCCGGACACCTGGGGCCGGGGCGAGGAGTGCCAGTCACCTGGGTGGGGTTTTGGTGTCACGGTGGTTGTGGTGGAATCGGGCCATGCGCTCCAATTTCCGGTGGGTTGCATGGGCGTTGCTCGCGGGTTGTGCCCCGTCCCCTCACCTCATGGCGCCCTCGCCCGAGGCTCCGGCGGCTGCTCCCGCCGCGAAACCCACGGAGGCGCCCGCGCCCTCGCGCTACCGGCTGGTGAGCGTCGAGGTCTTCGGCTCACGTCGCTACTCGCGCGAGGAGGTGCTTGCCGTCTTCGGTGTCCCGGAGGGCCGGGACGTGGACCTGTCCGGAGGCGAGCTGCTCCGTGAGGCGAAGCAGGGCAAGGATCGCCTGTTGTCGCGCTTTGCCTTCGCGCAGGTCCGCGTTGGCATCACCAACTACGAGGACACGCACACCGTGGAGGTGATGGTGAGCCTCGTGGACGTCGGGGACGAGTGGCGCCTCGACTTCGCGCCCAAACCAGACGGGACACCGGAGGACCCGGATGGACTGGTTGCCGCCTGGGCCGCCTATGAGGAACAGGCCGGAAAGCTGTACCTCGCGGGAGTGATGCCGGTGGGGGATGGCCCCTGCCGTGCCTTCCACTGTGGAGCCGGGTTCGGCCACCCGACGCTCGCGTCCCTGGAGGTGCGGTTCATCACCGGCGTGCCCGCGCACTTCGAGGCGCTGGTGAAGGTGCTGCGCACGGAGAAGGATGAGCACCGCCGCTCGCTGGTGCCCTTCCTGCTGGCCTACGGACGCACGCGCGAAGAGGTCGTGGAGGCGCTGCTGCCTGCGCTGCGGGATCCGAGTAGCGCGGTGCGCAACAACGCGATGCGGGTCCTCTGGCAGACGCAGCGCGGGGCCTCGAAGGCGCTGGTACCGCTCGCGCCGGTGCTGCGCGCGTTGCATGGCCCGTCCCTGACGGACCGGAACAAGGGCTCGGTCCTGCTCGGAGCCGTGGTGGAGAAGGACTCCAGCCTGCGGCTCGCGGCCCTGAAGGACGCTGGGCCGGTGCTGCTGGAGATGGTGGCCATGCGGCAGCGGACGGACCGGGAAGGGGCCCTGCTTGCGTTGCGAGCCCTGGCGGGACGTGATCTGGGCGAGGACCCTCAGGCGTGGAGGGGTTGGGTCGCGGAGTCACTCTCCAGGGCCGGAGCAGGGGAGGCGGCCCGGAAGTGAGCCGAGACGTCGGCCAGCCGGAAGATGTCCACGTGCTCCGGCAGCGATGCGGCGTCGAGCCAATACGGATCCGGGACGCTGTAGCTCGAAGCCATTCGCGTTCGGTGCTGGTCGTCCTGGGGACGACATCTGCTAGGGTGGACTTCGGAGGTATTCCGCTCTGGCGCGACGTCTACAGTGGTTATTGCTCGCTCTCCTCCTGACGGGGTCGACAGCGGCAGCACAGCAGCCCCAGCTCCCGGCTCGCGAGCAGCAGCAGCGGCAAGTCGTCGTCCCCAGCGGGCCCAACGACCCGGTGCCCGAGGTGCGGGTGGCGGCCAAGGTCACCACCTGGCTGCGCTTCAACGCCCCCATCGACAAGGCCTCTTTGGAGGTGGAGGGACGGGCGACGCGCTTCAAGCTGGTGGACCCGGGTGAGTACACCCTCGCCCTCGAGGTCGCTGTTGAACCGGGCCCCGGGGAGAAGCTGGGCGTGCGGGTGCGCTACAAGGAGGCCGGCAGTCCGGCCTACGCCACCCTCGCGCTCGTCTCCCACCCCACGTGGGTGGACAAGGAGCTGGAGGTCGTTCGCCGCCCACGCACCGTCGAGGCGTTGGAAGCAAGGCTGGCCCACGTGGAGGCCGAGCTCGTCGCCCTGAAGGCCCAGTGCGCGCGGAGCGGGCTTCCCAACCTCGCGTTCTCGGGGCTGCTGGACTCGAAGAACGTCCGGGCCAGGCCCTTCTGGGGGAAGGCGGCCCCCGGCCACAAGAGCGGCCTCGTGCCGGGGAAGGGCATTGGCTACCGGGCCACGCACTGGGGCATGGTGGTTTTCCGCGTCCGCAACCTCCCTGGACAGTCGGCCTGGGCGCCCGGTACGGCCCGGCTCACCAGCACGAAGGGCACCTCGGTGAAGGTGCTGTCGGTGCACATGGAGAAGCCGCAACTCGAAGCAGGGGAGTCCGCTCTGGTAGCGGTGCTGGTGGAGCCACCTGTTTCCACCGAAAGACTCTTCCAACTGGAGCTTGTGGACGCCGAGGGCGGGCGGCTCCTTCCCATGACCGAAGTCGAATTCTAGGAGGCCAGCCCATGACGGAAGTTCTTCACCCGGACCATCTCCAGTCCGGCGATAGGGTGGGCGCCTGGCGGGTTGTGGGAAGGCTGGGCGTCGGCGGCTCGGCTCGTGTCCTCAAGGTGGAGCGCGCGGGCCTTTTCTACTCGATGAAGGTGTCGCTGCGGCCCGTGTCGCCCGAGGAAGAGGTGCCGGGGACAGAGGAATCCGCCACGCGGATGGCACGCGAGGCAGGCGCTCTTCTCACGTGCGCGCCCCACCCCAACCTGGTGCGTGTGCATGCGGTGGACTGCTGGCCCCACCCTGGCAACGGTTACCCTTTCATCGTTACCGACCTGGTGGAAGGAGACGACTGGCACGTGTGGCGTTGGAGGACGAACCCCAACGTCGCGCGGCTGGTGGACTGCTTCTCCGAGGTGGTGCGCACCGTCGGCTCGCTGCATGAGCACGGTGCGTATCACCGCGACTTGAAGGCAGAGAACCTCCTCATCCGCCGGGAGGATGCGCGCGTCTTTCTCATCGATTTTGGCAACGTGCGCATGCCGGGCACCTTCGCGCAGACCCTGGGCGTCCCGCCAGGCGTGTTCCACCTGCTGCCACCCGAGCTCCTCGAGTACACCCGCAGCAACGTGTGGACGAAGGGGATTCCCTTCCGGGGCGGCGTGCCGGCGGACCTCTACGCCCTGGGCATCCTGCTCTACCAGGGCCTCACGGACAGGCATCCCTTCGACCCCCACCTGTCGGACGAGGCGCTGACGACAGCCATCGCCACCGTGCCGCCGATGGCACCCCACCTCGTCAATCCACGGGCACCGCGCTCCCTTGGTGACATCGCCATGAAGCTGCTGGAGAAGCAGCCCGAGGCACGCTACCCCGACACCCAGGCGCTGCTGCAGGCCCTGTGGATGGCGGGCAAGGAGCGCACCGCTCCTGCCTGGAAGGTGCCGCTCATTGCGTCCACCGCGGAAGCCCCGGTGGAGGCCGCGGTCGAGGAGAAGGAGGCGTGGCTGGCCCGTCGGCAGCAGGAGGCGCCCAAGGCGGAAGAGGCTCCACTTCCGGAGGATTCCCAACCGCAGCAGGAGGAGGCATCCAAGAAGGAGGAGGCTCCACCTCTCGGGGATGCCGAGCCACAGGAGAAGGCCCCCCAAGAGGTGCCGCCGCCCAGGGAACGACGCACGTGGCGGACGTGGCACCTGGTCGCGGTGGGGGTGCTTCTCCTTTCGGTCCTCTTCCTTGCCTCATGGCTGGTGCGATCCACACTCCGGTCGCCCCTCATGGCGGAGCCCACCGCCTCCGTCGCCATCGAGAAAGGAAGCGCGCCCGTGCCCACCTCCACCTCGCCCCAGGACTCGGCTCCCACCCGCGGCAGCTCGAGCCTCAAATTCCTCGCCGTGTGGCTGTGCACCGCCACCGGCCTGGGCTGTCCCGCCGCCCAGGTACGGCCGGAGTCCGAGGCCTGTTCCGATGAGGCCAGTCGCAACATGTTCGAGGTGCTGAAGCTCAACGAGGGCATGGAGCTTCAGGCCGTCGTGGATATCAACCAGCCTGGGGAGCCGACCGAGGATGGGACCTACCGCGACGGGCCCATCGTTGGTCTCGTGGTGCAGCGCGACTGGTCCCCTCCAGAACTGCCCGGTGGCACCATTTTGTACGGGAGGCTCTGGACGAGCCCCGGCATCCAGAATCAGGATGGTGAGGAGGCTGTCCTGGGGCGCTACACCGAGGCCCTGCTACCGGACGGCCGCAAGCTGCCAGTGTGCATCGTTCTCGGCGGACCCGAGGGCCGCTGGCGCAAGCTGCCCGGCTCCAAGCCTGGTGCTGTTCGGCTACCGAGGGAACTCCCGGTGGCTGCCGTCTGGCGCTGGCCCTGAAAAGTCGTCTGACACCCTGCGCGGCCAAGGGCAAGGGCAGACCGATTTCGGCCGTTGGAGGTTGACCAGCAGGCGCTGGAGCACCGCTTCGTTGCCGGGCAGCGCGAAGTGATCCACTCCGGGGTTGTCCGTCAGCTCGAACCGGAAGCAGGGCATGTTCTGCCAGACGGCAATCGAGTCGTTGGTGATGTCCTCCTGATTGAGATCCCCGTCCGGACGGGTGAAGAAGACCGTGGTGTCCGTGACGAGCTGCCCGACGCTCAGGTCCTGCAGTTCCATGCCCACCACCGTCTCGAACCCCGAGCCCTTCTCCGCATAGACATCGACGTTGGGGAAGAAGGCCGGATCGGCGAACTCGACGAAGCCGGTGTAGTAGGCCGCCAGGTGCCTCGCGAGGGGGAGGCCCGCGTCCTCGAAGATCCGCAGGTTGTCCGCCGGCGTGTAGCTCCTGCCCCCATCAATAGTAGCCAGCACGATCTCCGCATCGCCAAAGACCGCTGGATCGGCGGAGCTCATGTAACTGGAGGGGTGGCTCTGGTACATGGCGGCACTGCTGGCCGCGTTCGCCGCATCCACCGGGAAGGTGAAGTCGCGGGTGTTGAGCCCCGTGAAGTACACGGGATACAGCAGGCCCTGTCCCGGCCAGTTGCCAGCGATCGGGGTGAATCCGTGGATGTACCGGTTCTTCCAGGCCTGGCTGGTGTGGGTCAGCAGGTACTGGGCATAGAGCGGCCCGTTGGAGTGACCCACCAGGTGCACGGGGGTGTTCCCGTTCTCGCGGTAGACCTCCTCGATCAGCTCGATGGTGCGCTCGAGGAAGCCATCCATATCCGGAGTCAGGCGGGAGTCATAGCCGGCGACGCGGATGTTCACGTCCCGCGTGTAACCGGCCGCTTCCAGGAATTGGTACAGGGGTTCGTAGAACGGCGCGCTCGCTGTCTTGCCGAAGTGCAGGAGCTTGACCTTGACGCCCCGCTGGTTGGTGAAGCGCTTCGCCATGGGCCTGTCGGCATGGGGCTTGTAGACCAGGGTAAGAAGCTTGTCCTGACAGACCTGGCTGAAGGTGCTGCTGGGAGAATCGTTGAGGAACCAGTCCTCGAAAGTTCCGTAACGGGGGCACTCCGGGAAGGCGGTCTGGTTCACCACCTTCACCAGGAGGCGAGTGAAATGGAAGGCTGGGAACAGGACGACTGGAGTGTGCGGTGGACTCGTGTTCCCGCCGCCGGTCGTGGCGAGAACGGTGCTGCTCCACAAAAAGGTGAACAACGCGAGGACACCACCAAGGCGCATCGGCGCGTTCTTCATGGGCTTCTCCGGCGGATTTTTCGGAACGGGGACTCGGCAGGATGAAGTGTGCGAGTCCTCCCGTAAACCGCGCGCCAGTACGATGCGGTATCGACAAATCCACAATCTTGGCGTCATCTTCTCGCGACAACTACGTTGACTCACTGGCGCCGCCGGGGTGTGCGCCGGGGTCTTCGCACCTGCTCCTACGAGTCGTCTGACACCCTGAGCGCTGGTTCAGCGCTCCTTTTTGTGCCGGGCGTTCACCTTCTTCACCCAATCGAGCTCGCGAAGCCGGTCGGTATTCGGCAGCCCGAACCCGAGGCTGGCCGGGACGCGGAACGAGAGCCCCGCGGTGACTCCCCACCGGGGCTGAGTCCCCTGGAAGCCCGTGCTGGCCTCGATGAAAACGCCCGTCGCCTGATAGCCGGCCCAGAAGGCGCCGCTCCGCATGAGGCTCTTGGGCTCCGTGCCCGTCTCTCCGTTCACGTAGCGGGCCCACTCCAGCGAGAAACGGGCGGCGGCCTCCACTCCCGCTCCATCCCCGAACAGGCCGCGTACCTGCCCATGCAGGCCGTAACGGCGGAAGACGACGTTCCAGTTGCTCGGGCCGAGGCATCCACGGTCGGGCTTGATGCTGCCGGGCTTCGGGTCCGTCTGCTCCACGGGAAACAGGACGCCCAGCTCGAGCGTGGGGCCATGCACCACCCGCTCATCGTGTAGGGGTTGCAAGAGGTAACCCGCCTGCGCGTCCCACGCGGGGCCCGACTGTGGAGCCCTCAATCTCCAGCCCGAGACGGGAATGGTGGCCTGGTAGTTCGGGACGGGTCGTACCGAGCGCGTGCGCCCATCCCACGCCGGGCCGAATCCCATCCGCGCCTCGATCGGGGGCGTGACCCACGCGAAGCACCCGGTCTGCGCGAGTCCCAGCACCACCAGCATCCACCGTCGCATGTGTCCCTCCCGCTGGACTCTAGCCGATATCACGCGTCCCCCACCGGTTGGGCACCTCGGGCGGCCGGTTCTGGACGGCATCGGGGTTCTTCAGTGGAGGTCCGACAGATGGAGCCAGGAGATGAGTGGTTTCAAGCGCGGCCTTCCCTTGGCGGCAGTCTACCGCGAAGGCACGCGGACAACTCCAGCTGGCGTGCTTCAGGGAACAGGCCGTGGGTTGCCCCAGGCCGCCGCGGCAATCCTCCACTGTCCCCCGGTGTGCACGAGCAGCAGGTGGTCGATGTAGCGCACTCCCTCGAACACGACGTCCAGCCTGGCGGCCGCCACGCTTCCACGGACCTCCACCTGCAGAATGCGCCACGGGCTCGCGCGGTCCTGGACTCCCGCGTCCTGTTTCTCCGCGTAGCGGGCCGCCGCCTCGGAGAGGGTCACCCACGAGAAGGGCACCCCCTCGACGTGCACGCGGTAGTAGAGGCAGTTGGGGGTGTGCGTCTGGTGCAACAGTGCGGGGCTGTAGGCGGCGTGCGCCTCGATCTTTCCGGCGAGCACCGCGCGAATCTCCTCCTGCGCGGAGGGGGACCCGGTCGCGCGCTCACCGGGCTCGAGCCGCTGGAACACCTTGCCCACGATGCGCCAGCCCGCGGGCGAGTCCACCACGAGCAGCAGATCATCGAACGTGTGGCCGGGCCAATGAGAGACAGCCTCCACCAGGGCGAACGGGCCCTCACGGTCGAGCACCGTCATCCGGCGCTCGGTCGCGGGCTCCGGGTGGTTCGCCTTCGCGTCCAGCACTTGCCACCACTCCAGCTGTGTGCGCGTCCGCAGCTCTCCGCTGCCCTCCACCCAATGCATGACGGTACCGGGATGGAAGGCCGAGCGCAGCAGACGGCTGGAGCTCGTGTCGGACGCGCGGAAGTACGTCCGCACGGCTTCCTCGGGCGTGAGGTTCTGACGAGGGGGCGGGGCGAAGGAGGACATGGGGCGGGTGTGCGTGCAGGCCGAGAGCAATGCGAGGGTCGCCAGCACGAGGAGTGACCTGGGCATGGCGGGAACATGCGCCCGGACCCGACCGGACACCATTTGATAGTTCCAGGCGGAAGCCATAGAAAGGTTCGATGGACTTCCCGGAGCTCCCCTTCCTGCGTACCTTCGTGACCGTCTACGAGGCGCGCAGCATCACAGCGGCCTCGGCGCGCCTGCATCGCACCCAGCCCACGGTGAGCTATCAGCTGCGCCGCCTGGAGGAGGCGCTCGGCGCGCCGCTATTCGAGCGCCGCTCGGCGCGTCTCGTCCCCACGCCCGTGGCGGCTCGGCTCTTCCGGTTCCTCGGAGGCTTCGCCCGTGATTTGCAGGCCGTGCTGCAGGGAGATGAGGAGGGCCGGCCGCTGGAGATCGCGGCGGTGTCTGGCTTTGGCCGCTACGTGCTCTTTCCTCGGGTGCTCGAGTCGGAGCGGCTGCGGCGGGCGCTGACGCTGCGCTACCCGTCAGCCGAGGGCGTCTTCCGCCAGGTGCTCGAGGGGCAGGTGGATGTGGGCTTCTCCTTCAGGGCCACGGTGCACCCGGGCCTCGTACTGGAGCCGGTCTACGAGGAGAAGTTGGTGCTCGTCGCGGGGCCGGCCTGGGCCCGCCGGCTGCGTGTCCAGGCGGACTTCCAGGACGTGCCGCTCGTGACCTACGACGAGGGCGACTACGTGGTGGGCCGTTGGCTCGGCCATCACTTCGGCAGGCGCCATCCGCGTTGGTATAGCACCGCGCATTTCGAGGAGCTGGAGGAGGTGCTGGAACTGGTGGCGCGCGGGCAGGGCGTCGCCGTTGTCCCCGACTTCTGCATTACCCAGGGACGAGCCCTGCGGGTGGTGGGTTGGGGCAAGGCCGCCCTGACGAACACGGTCTACGTGGTGCAACGGGCCCACGCGCCCGTGCGTCCGGCCGTCGTGGAGTTGCTCGGCCGCCTGCGCGGGCCCGGGGGCGGCACGACGTGACGCGTGCCGGGCGGGCTGCCCCAAAGCTGAGCGAGGACATGTCAGACGCTCTGGAGAAGGTGGGCCCCTTCAACCAGCGGCATCACGACATGAAACCTCGGAGGCTTGGAACTTGGAAACCCCTGGACGCGGATTCGGAAGGGCCGTGGTCATCGGCAGCAGCATGGCGGGGCTTTTGAGCGCGCGGGTGCTCGCGGACCATTTCGAGAAGGTCATCCTCCTGGAGCGGGACCATCGGCCGGAAGGGCCCCAGCCTCGAAAAGGAGTCCCTCAGGGTCCGCACATCCACGTCTTGCTGGACACGGGCCGGCGGCTCCTGGACGGGTTCTTCCCCGGCCTCTTCCAGGACCTGCGAGAGCAGGGCGCCGAGCTCATCGACTCGAGTGGGGACCTCGCCTGGCACCACTTCGACGTCTGGAAGGCGCGTTACACCAGCGGCATTCCCTTGCTGCTATGCACCCGCACCTTCCTGGAGTGGAACGTGCTGCGCCGCGTGCTGGCGCTGCCCAACGTCGAGCTGCGAGAAGGGTGCTCCGCCGAGAGGCTGCTCACGGACCCGGCCCGGCAGCGCATCACGGGAGTCCAGCTGAAGGGGCCTTCGGGAGAAGAGCCGTTGGAGGCCGCTCTGGTCGTGGACGCCAGCGGCCGAGGTTCGCGAGCGCCTCAGTGGCTCGAGGCGCTCGGCTATGGCCGTCCCGAGGAGGAGCAGGTGGGAGTCGATCTCGCCTACACCTCTCGCCTCTACGCGCGCCCCGCGAGCTTCCAGGGGGAGTGGAGCGCGCTCATGCAATACCCTTGTCCGCCGTCCACCTGGCGCGCGGGCTTCATCTCGAACGTGGAGGGGGGCGGTGGCTCGTCACCCTCAACGGCTACTTCGGAGACCACGCCCCCACGGAGCCCGAGGGCTTCCTCGAGTTCGCCCGCTCACTGCCCCGGCCGGAGCTCCATGCCTACCTGCGGGACGCGAAGCCGCTGGGACCGATCACCACGCACAAGGTGAAGGACTCCCGCTGGAGGCACTACGAACACATGGCGCGCTTCCCGGAGGGCCTGGTGCTCCTCGGCGACGCCGTGTGTGCCTTCAACCCCCTCTTCGGCCAGGGCATGTCCGTGGCGGGCCTGGGCGCGGAACTGCTCCACGAGTGCCTCCGCGAGCAGGCCCGGCGCTCGCCCGGGAATCTCGAGGGACTGGCCCAGCGCTTCCGGAAGCGGCTGCCCGAGGTCATCCGCCTGCCGTGGTTCATGAGCACCCTCATGGATCTGCAATACCCCCGGGCCACCGGCAAGCGCGGGCCCGGCATGGGCCTCCTGCACTGGTACATCCGGCGGATGCTGGAGCGGAGCTCGCGAGACGCCGTCGTCCACCGGCAGTTCCACTGCGTCCTTCATCTCCAGTCCGGGCTGGGTGCCGTCCTCCAACCCTCCGTGGCCCTGGCGGTGCTGACGCACGGGGCCAAGGCGCTCTTCGTTCCGCTCCGGGAGCGGGCGAACACGGACACCCTGCCTCCTCCCCCGGAGGCGCGGCCGCCGACTTCCTAAGGCGTGGGCCGGGCCGGGGCCTCGAGCCTCCGACGAAGGTCCGCGTGGGTCACCGAGGGAGTGCCGTCGGGGCCCACGCGGGAGTGTCCATCATCCGAATAGAGCGCCGGGCGCCAGAACAGCGTCCGCAGGGCGTGGAGGTGCGGATAGACGATGGATGCCTCGGGGTTGATCGCGCGCAGGTGCTTGCGCAGGAGCGGCGCGAACTTCGGGCTCATCGCCGGGAAGATGTGGTGCTCCTGGTGGTAGCTGAAGTTGAGGTGGATCCAATCCATCACCGGGTGGGTCTCCACACTGGCCGTGTTCACGAAGGGGTTGTCGGTGTCCTGGGACGCCGGCAGGAGCCAGTGGTTGGTGGCGATGTAGATCATCAGCGTGATGTTGCTGAAGACATGGGGGAGGATGAGCGCGTAGAACGCGCCCCGTGGCCCCAGGACCCAGCCCAGCGTGCCCCAGCCGAGCGCGAGGAGTACCGTGAGGATCCGCTCCCGGGCGCGATGCATGCGCACATGCTGGAGCTGGGGCTGGTTGCTGTGATGCCACAAGAAGGCCTGGCCCTGGGCGGTGAAGAACAGGCTGAAGCTGATGTAGCTGAGCCAGGAGCGCGAACCCGGTGATATCGCGTGGAACACCTTGGCGAACCACTGGGTGCGCCACTCCTGCTGGCGCGGGAGGATGTCCGGATCCCGAACATGGATGTTCGCCGCGCTGTGATGCGCCTGGACGTGCCAGGCGCGCCAGTTGCCAGGGGTCACCAGCCACGGGCTGAAGCCGATCCAGCCGATGAGCTCCTCGAGCACCTTGCTGCGGAACACGGCGTGGTGCAGCGCTTCATGGGCGACGAAGCCAACGGTGACGAGCATCTGCCCGAGCACGAACGAGATGAGGAGGCACGCCCACCAGGGCAGCCGCCCGCTCCCCACCGCCCACACCAGGGCGATCATCACGGGCACGTGCGCGAATGCGAGGACCCCGCGCAGGGGCTGAGGCTTGAAGGCTTCCGGAGGCATCGCGCTGCGCAGCTCGGCGCGGAGCCGCCGGTAGTCATCGACCGGGATGCGGGTCGCGGAGGAAGTGGAGGAGCTCATGTGTTCATCCGATCTGGTGGTGTCTCAGTTCATGGGCCGGGCGATGCCACCCTCGAGCAACATCCGAAGGCGCCCCGCTCCGTCGAGCGCCGCGACGCTGCCGCACTGGAGGATGTCTCCTTCCAAGCGCGGGGCGAGGGCCTTCAGGGCGAGGCGGTGCGGCGCGCCGTCCTTCCCATCCACCAGGCCCCGGTCGAACGTTGCTCGCCGGAATCTGATGGGCGCGAACACGGCGCTCGACACCCCATCCACGTGCATCGCGCTCAGCCGCAAGGCCGCGTCCAGCACGAGCGCGGGGACGGTGCTCCCCGCCTGCCGAGGCGCCGTCGGGAGGTCGAGCCGCGCGAAGCGGGCCGTCCGCTCGAGCCGGATCTCCTCCAGACAGTCGAACATCTTCCGCAGTTCGATGGGGCCCCCGGCGGCACAATGGGGATCGTGGACGGCCAGGCCGCTCCCCGAAGGCGTGGCCGCCTCGAGCTGCGGCGTGGCCCGGGGGGGCTCCGCGGTCAACGTGAAGCGGGCCTCGGCGTAGACGAGGTCTCGCTCGAGCACCACGCCCGATGCGTGGATGATGTCGCCGGTCAGCTTGACCCGCACGCAATGGCGGCCGGGCTCGTCGGCCAGTTGGGTGCATTCGGCTCGCAGCTGCTGCCGTCCCCCTGGCTTGACGCGGATGAAACGCGAGAACTGGACGTCCTCGATGGTGACGGTGCGCAGCTCTGGCCGTCCCTCGCCGAGCGCGGCTTGCAGCATCAGATCCAAGGCCCATGCCCCGGGCAGCGTGGGCGTGCCGCGGACGAGGTGGTCCTCGAGGCAGGGGACGCTCGTCGCGTCGACCACGAGCTCACGCCGCACGGGCCCGGCGGGCAGCAACTCCAGCCCGTAGTAGGCACGCTCGTTCTCGGTGAGCTGCACGTTGATCGGCTCGCGCGGCCGGCCCTCGACGAGCTGGAGGAAGAGCGCTTCGCCCTCCTCGGCGCGGATTCCACGCAGCTGACGGCTGGCCCCGAGCACGCGGTACTCCGAGCCGCGCGTCATTCCGATACCGTCCCAGGCCAACCACCCCACGCTGCACCAGCGGACCTCCTGGCTGGCCTCGCTGACCCAGGCGCAGAGTCGATCCAGCGCCTCGTTGGCCGCCCCGTAGTCCGCCTGTCCGTCATTGCCGATGAAGCTGAAGGCGGAGGTGAGGACGTGGAACGGCACCGGTCGCGCGAAGCTGCTCGCGCAGGCCTCGCGGAGGTTGCGCAATCCGAGCAGTTTGGTGTCCAGGTTGGTGCGTAGCTCGGCGAGACGCCGGCGGTTCAGCTTCTTGGAGGTCTGGGTGCCGGCACCGTGCACCACCAGGTCCAGGCGCCCGTGCTCGCGGGCGATCTCCTGAATCACCCGCTCCACCTCCTCGGGTCGGGTCACGTCCGCGACCCGATAGACCATCTGCCCGGGGAGCCGCGCGAGTCC contains:
- a CDS encoding FAD-dependent oxidoreductase; translated protein: METPGRGFGRAVVIGSSMAGLLSARVLADHFEKVILLERDHRPEGPQPRKGVPQGPHIHVLLDTGRRLLDGFFPGLFQDLREQGAELIDSSGDLAWHHFDVWKARYTSGIPLLLCTRTFLEWNVLRRVLALPNVELREGCSAERLLTDPARQRITGVQLKGPSGEEPLEAALVVDASGRGSRAPQWLEALGYGRPEEEQVGVDLAYTSRLYARPASFQGEWSALMQYPCPPSTWRAGFISNVEGGGGSSPSTATSETTPPRSPRASSSSPAHCPGRSSMPTCGTRSRWDRSPRTR
- a CDS encoding NAD(P)/FAD-dependent oxidoreductase — protein: MARFPEGLVLLGDAVCAFNPLFGQGMSVAGLGAELLHECLREQARRSPGNLEGLAQRFRKRLPEVIRLPWFMSTLMDLQYPRATGKRGPGMGLLHWYIRRMLERSSRDAVVHRQFHCVLHLQSGLGAVLQPSVALAVLTHGAKALFVPLRERANTDTLPPPPEARPPTS
- a CDS encoding fatty acid desaturase family protein; protein product: MSSSTSSATRIPVDDYRRLRAELRSAMPPEAFKPQPLRGVLAFAHVPVMIALVWAVGSGRLPWWACLLISFVLGQMLVTVGFVAHEALHHAVFRSKVLEELIGWIGFSPWLVTPGNWRAWHVQAHHSAANIHVRDPDILPRQQEWRTQWFAKVFHAISPGSRSWLSYISFSLFFTAQGQAFLWHHSNQPQLQHVRMHRARERILTVLLALGWGTLGWVLGPRGAFYALILPHVFSNITLMIYIATNHWLLPASQDTDNPFVNTASVETHPVMDWIHLNFSYHQEHHIFPAMSPKFAPLLRKHLRAINPEASIVYPHLHALRTLFWRPALYSDDGHSRVGPDGTPSVTHADLRRRLEAPARPTP